The following proteins come from a genomic window of Pirellulales bacterium:
- a CDS encoding SRPBCC domain-containing protein has product MHELLHGIYIQAHPEKVYQAITTADGLRQWWTADCVVEPRVGSVAEFGFFGRKAVFRMRIDELVPSQRVVWQCVGGPDEWPGTRLTWDLSEDAGKTRVRFQQTGWPHIEGHFRPANSTWGALMYRLKDYAEGKSPGPHFK; this is encoded by the coding sequence GTGCACGAATTGCTTCATGGAATCTACATCCAGGCCCATCCCGAGAAGGTCTATCAAGCGATCACGACGGCCGACGGGCTGCGGCAGTGGTGGACGGCCGATTGCGTGGTCGAGCCGCGTGTTGGCAGCGTGGCCGAATTTGGTTTCTTCGGCCGTAAGGCCGTTTTTCGGATGCGGATCGACGAATTGGTCCCGAGCCAGCGAGTCGTCTGGCAATGCGTCGGCGGGCCTGACGAATGGCCGGGCACTCGCCTGACGTGGGACCTATCGGAAGACGCCGGCAAAACGCGCGTCCGCTTCCAGCAAACCGGTTGGCCGCACATCGAAGGCCATTTCCGCCCCGCCAACTCGACGTGGGGCGCTCTTATGTACAGGCTGAAAGACTACGCGGAAGGCAAATCGCCTGGGCCGCATTTTAAGTAG
- a CDS encoding DNA polymerase ligase N-terminal domain-containing protein — protein MGRYVILRHDCENGRGLSPFVSAVTDSAVAEKKGTVPLSAGRLRTSGVHWDLMLESGAALRTWALAAEPASDILIAAEQLPDHRLAYLDYEGPISGDRGTVIRWDAGHFELLSETPLVEPRSCFDQLGAMPTARRGHEPHEGMATQSSGHGTRPFSIEAPLALRIALTGDRLRGEATLARSSAASNSWQFVFHPRQT, from the coding sequence ATGGGGCGCTACGTCATCCTGCGACACGATTGCGAAAACGGCCGGGGACTGTCCCCTTTTGTGTCCGCCGTGACGGATTCGGCGGTCGCGGAAAAAAAGGGGACTGTCCCCCTCTCCGCAGGCCGTTTGCGTACGTCGGGTGTGCATTGGGATCTGATGCTCGAATCGGGCGCGGCGCTCCGCACTTGGGCGCTTGCCGCCGAGCCAGCGTCGGACATTCTGATCGCGGCGGAGCAACTGCCCGACCATCGACTGGCCTATCTCGACTACGAAGGCCCAATCTCCGGCGACCGCGGCACCGTCATCCGCTGGGACGCCGGGCACTTCGAACTCTTGAGCGAGACGCCTCTAGTCGAGCCTCGAAGCTGCTTTGACCAGTTGGGTGCCATGCCCACGGCTCGGCGTGGGCATGAGCCGCACGAAGGCATGGCCACTCAGAGCAGTGGCCATGGCACCCGTCCCTTCTCGATTGAAGCTCCACTAGCACTCCGAATTGCGCTTACCGGCGATCGCCTGCGCGGCGAAGCAACCCTAGCGCGATCGTCCGCGGCGAGCAACTCATGGCAATTCGTTTTCCATCCGCGACAAACATAA
- a CDS encoding antitoxin family protein, which yields MQEPITAIYENGVLKPLHPVDLKEHAVVSLTILGKGEPLADEHADAVRRQRTALAAMLEETAMLPLEGAQDQFSNRDHDLVL from the coding sequence ATGCAGGAGCCCATTACGGCCATCTACGAGAATGGCGTCCTCAAGCCGCTTCACCCGGTGGACCTCAAGGAACACGCGGTGGTATCGCTGACTATTCTAGGTAAGGGCGAGCCACTGGCCGATGAGCATGCCGACGCGGTCCGCCGCCAACGTACCGCATTGGCGGCGATGCTCGAGGAGACCGCAATGCTTCCCTTGGAGGGCGCTCAAGACCAGTTTTCCAACCGTGACCACGACCTGGTTTTGTAG
- a CDS encoding Uma2 family endonuclease: MSTLEQAPPASNTIPPPTPLAPHRFSVEQYHRMIEAGILTTSDRVQLLEGVILEMTPVGIPHMYAVRGMMRAILRLLPNGWDVAVQQPVRLVASEPEPDLSVVRGSYLDYHDHHPGPGEIGLVIEVAESALGLDRGAKARVYAAAGVPEYWIVNLIDRQVEIHRDPRTGESGEPAYQTGEIVPTTGVLKLVLDGRLLGEISVASILP; encoded by the coding sequence ATGAGTACTCTTGAACAAGCACCACCCGCATCCAACACGATCCCACCGCCGACGCCGCTTGCACCCCATCGCTTCAGCGTCGAGCAGTACCACCGGATGATCGAGGCGGGCATCCTGACCACGAGTGATCGAGTTCAGCTTCTCGAAGGAGTGATTCTGGAGATGACACCCGTTGGCATTCCGCACATGTATGCTGTGCGAGGGATGATGCGAGCGATTTTGCGGCTGTTGCCTAACGGGTGGGACGTCGCCGTCCAGCAGCCTGTGAGGCTCGTCGCGAGCGAACCGGAACCTGATTTGTCGGTCGTCCGTGGCAGTTACCTTGACTACCACGATCATCATCCGGGACCGGGCGAAATCGGGCTCGTGATCGAAGTTGCCGAGTCGGCACTGGGCCTCGACCGCGGCGCCAAGGCCCGCGTCTATGCGGCGGCCGGCGTGCCGGAGTATTGGATCGTGAACCTGATCGATCGGCAGGTCGAGATCCATCGCGATCCGCGTACCGGGGAATCAGGGGAGCCTGCATATCAAACGGGCGAGATCGTCCCAACGACCGGGGTACTGAAATTGGTGCTCGACGGTCGCCTCTTGGGCGAAATCTCGGTGGCCTCGATCTTGCCGTAA
- a CDS encoding carbohydrate-binding domain-containing protein, with protein sequence MKCRALVISLCSLAILLASVTLVRADDAITIELKDFKFKPAKEITNPEAMFGFNESEGKLFFYTNGPAEATFKAPADGEYEIVVSASGDSVQNSGDAKIDGPAKFKLTIDDKAVVADKAVGDETALTDDSAKDYTLPVTLKAGDHKLVIAFTNDVYKEGAYDRNLYVHGVKIVSKK encoded by the coding sequence ATGAAATGCCGCGCTCTCGTCATCTCGCTTTGCTCGCTGGCGATCCTGCTCGCCTCGGTTACGCTGGTCCGGGCCGACGACGCGATCACGATCGAATTGAAGGATTTCAAGTTCAAGCCCGCAAAGGAAATCACCAACCCCGAGGCGATGTTCGGCTTCAATGAGAGCGAGGGCAAACTGTTCTTCTATACCAATGGCCCCGCGGAAGCGACGTTCAAGGCGCCGGCCGACGGCGAGTATGAAATTGTAGTGAGCGCCTCGGGCGATTCCGTGCAAAACTCCGGCGACGCCAAGATCGACGGCCCTGCCAAATTCAAGCTGACCATCGATGACAAGGCCGTCGTCGCCGATAAGGCCGTCGGGGATGAGACGGCACTGACCGACGACTCCGCCAAAGACTACACGCTGCCCGTCACGCTCAAAGCCGGGGACCACAAGCTGGTGATCGCGTTCACCAACGACGTGTACAAAGAAGGGGCCTACGATCGCAATCTTTACGTGCACGGCGTGAAGATCGTGTCGAAAAAGTAG
- a CDS encoding DEAD/DEAH box helicase family protein, translating into MVQQHISIDNFSPPEAKIALFRSLFRGRDDVYPRRFESRKTGKSGYSPACANEWVQGVCEKPRIKCFDCLHKRFLPITSEVIRWHLSGHDDTGRDFVMGVYPMLLDETCFFLAIDLDKAHWQEDACAVLETCHRLHLSAALERSRSGNGGHIWLFFKQAIPATVARKLGAHLLTETMERRPDIGLDSYDRFFPNQDTLPRGGFGNLIALPLQRRPRESGNSVFLNQSGVPHSDQWAYLASVPKIARSTIEEVVATAEKRGRVVGVRLAIPDEDDSAPWTLPPSRRRNEPALAEPLPDRLELILGNQIYFAKDQLPPGLRNRLIRLAAFQNPEFYKAQAMRLPTYGKPRVVACAEDHPLHIGLPRGCLDDAQKLLADLGIEMIVRDERMAGIPLDVKFLGELQPGQLAAAEAVLAHETGVLSAPTAFGKTVIAAWLIARRGVNTLVLVHRRQLLEQWLRRLEAFLGLPPDAIGRFGGGGKKRTSSIDVALIQSIVRKGIVNDLVGEYGHIIVDECHHLPAQSFEQVVRRSKAKFVTGLSATVARKDGHHPIIFMQCGPVRCRVDAKQQAAARPFEHTVRVRPTGFHAVEPSSEDMRIQFQEFYSQLVADDARNRVICGDVQEAVRHGRSPLVLTERNDHLDDLAERLSTSIRHLVVLRGGMRQSEIRAVIERLATIPETEDRALLATGKYIGEGFDDARLDTLFLALPISWRGTVAQYVGRLHRLHHRKREVQVYDYADLNVPMLARMFDRRCRGYEAVGYQIQLPASAAAGWPVDVPLPVDPEWKRDYSASVRRLIRDGVDLPLANLFASSARSPSADAEGADRARSATEPFLFRRLETLPDTRGRFRLNAALPIPFDQVGQMEVDLLCADARVAVELDGSQHLDGADAYRRDRRKDLLLQEGGYFVLRFLAEDVGKHLDAVLDAILRTLSSRRPRRE; encoded by the coding sequence ATGGTTCAGCAACACATCTCGATCGACAATTTCTCTCCGCCCGAGGCCAAGATCGCGTTGTTTCGTTCGCTCTTCCGCGGGCGAGATGATGTCTACCCGCGGCGCTTCGAGAGCCGCAAGACCGGCAAATCTGGGTATTCGCCAGCTTGTGCCAACGAGTGGGTGCAGGGCGTGTGCGAGAAGCCCAGGATCAAGTGCTTCGATTGCCTGCACAAACGCTTTCTGCCGATCACGAGCGAAGTCATCCGCTGGCACCTTTCCGGGCATGACGACACCGGACGCGATTTCGTCATGGGCGTTTACCCAATGCTCCTCGACGAAACATGCTTCTTCTTGGCGATAGACCTCGACAAAGCGCATTGGCAAGAGGATGCATGCGCCGTCCTGGAAACTTGTCATCGGCTGCATCTGTCCGCGGCGCTGGAGCGCTCGCGCTCCGGAAACGGCGGGCATATCTGGCTGTTCTTCAAACAAGCGATTCCCGCGACGGTTGCGCGAAAGCTCGGGGCGCATCTCTTGACCGAAACGATGGAGCGACGGCCCGACATCGGGCTCGATTCGTACGATCGCTTCTTTCCGAATCAAGACACCCTCCCGCGCGGCGGCTTCGGTAACCTAATCGCCCTGCCGCTGCAAAGACGGCCGCGAGAATCCGGCAACAGCGTGTTTCTTAACCAGAGCGGCGTGCCGCACTCCGATCAATGGGCCTATCTGGCAAGCGTTCCCAAGATCGCCCGATCGACGATCGAGGAAGTCGTTGCCACCGCCGAGAAACGAGGCCGGGTTGTCGGTGTCCGTTTGGCTATCCCTGACGAGGATGATTCCGCGCCTTGGACCTTGCCCCCGTCGCGCCGACGGAACGAGCCGGCGTTAGCTGAGCCGCTCCCCGATCGCCTCGAGCTGATCCTGGGCAATCAAATCTATTTTGCCAAGGACCAATTGCCACCGGGACTTCGCAACCGACTCATTCGGCTGGCAGCATTTCAGAATCCGGAATTCTACAAAGCCCAAGCGATGCGCCTGCCGACCTATGGCAAGCCGCGCGTCGTTGCCTGCGCCGAAGACCATCCATTGCACATCGGATTGCCGCGCGGTTGCTTGGACGACGCGCAAAAGCTCCTGGCGGATCTGGGAATCGAGATGATCGTGCGCGACGAGCGGATGGCCGGCATACCGCTGGATGTGAAGTTCCTCGGCGAGTTGCAGCCCGGGCAGTTGGCTGCCGCCGAAGCAGTGCTCGCCCACGAGACGGGCGTTTTGTCCGCTCCGACGGCCTTCGGCAAGACCGTGATCGCCGCTTGGCTTATCGCCCGGCGCGGCGTTAACACGCTGGTTCTGGTGCATCGCCGCCAGTTGCTCGAACAGTGGCTGCGACGGCTCGAAGCATTCCTAGGACTTCCGCCAGACGCAATCGGCCGCTTCGGCGGTGGCGGCAAGAAACGAACTAGCTCGATCGATGTTGCGCTCATTCAAAGCATCGTCCGCAAGGGAATAGTAAATGACCTGGTCGGAGAGTATGGCCACATAATCGTAGATGAATGTCACCATTTGCCCGCGCAGAGCTTCGAGCAGGTCGTTCGGCGGTCGAAGGCGAAATTCGTCACCGGCCTGTCGGCGACCGTCGCGCGCAAAGACGGCCATCACCCGATCATCTTCATGCAGTGCGGGCCCGTTCGCTGCCGCGTCGATGCGAAGCAGCAGGCGGCGGCGCGCCCGTTCGAACACACCGTGCGCGTCCGGCCGACAGGATTTCATGCGGTGGAACCATCGTCCGAGGACATGCGAATCCAGTTTCAGGAATTCTATTCGCAGTTGGTCGCCGACGACGCGCGGAATCGCGTCATCTGCGGCGACGTGCAGGAAGCTGTCCGGCATGGCCGCTCCCCGCTCGTATTGACCGAGCGCAATGACCATCTTGACGACTTGGCCGAGCGGTTGTCGACGAGCATCCGGCATCTTGTCGTTCTGCGCGGCGGCATGAGGCAGAGCGAGATTCGCGCGGTGATCGAGCGCTTGGCAACAATCCCCGAGACGGAGGATCGAGCGCTGCTGGCGACCGGAAAATACATCGGCGAGGGTTTCGACGACGCCCGGCTCGACACCCTGTTTCTCGCGCTTCCAATTTCTTGGCGCGGAACGGTCGCGCAATACGTCGGCCGCTTGCATCGCCTCCATCATCGCAAACGCGAAGTGCAAGTCTACGACTATGCCGATCTGAATGTGCCGATGCTGGCCCGGATGTTCGACCGTCGCTGCCGAGGTTACGAAGCCGTCGGTTACCAAATCCAACTCCCGGCCAGCGCCGCGGCGGGATGGCCGGTGGACGTGCCACTTCCGGTCGATCCGGAGTGGAAACGCGACTACTCGGCCAGCGTGCGGCGGCTCATTCGCGACGGAGTCGATTTGCCATTGGCGAATCTCTTCGCTAGTTCAGCTCGCTCGCCTTCGGCGGATGCCGAGGGCGCGGATCGGGCCCGCAGCGCGACCGAGCCCTTTCTGTTTCGCCGATTGGAAACGCTGCCGGACACTCGCGGGCGATTTCGGCTCAATGCCGCGCTGCCGATTCCGTTCGACCAGGTTGGGCAAATGGAAGTGGACTTGCTCTGCGCCGACGCGCGGGTGGCCGTGGAACTCGACGGCTCGCAGCATCTCGACGGTGCCGATGCCTATCGTCGCGACCGGCGCAAAGACCTGCTCTTGCAGGAAGGCGGCTACTTCGTGCTCCGCTTCCTGGCCGAGGATGTCGGTAAACACCTCGATGCGGTGCTCGACGCGATCTTGCGAACGCTGTCGAGCCGGCGACCGAGAAGGGAATGA
- a CDS encoding DNA-3-methyladenine glycosylase, with protein MPNHRQIHRHFKRADPALAEVVKQVGPFTLKPQRDRFKMLVRSIISQQISIAAARSIRERLEARVAPRGIRPETIVGLSIEQFRSVGISRQKASYLHDLADKCGDGTVRLSRLGRMSDDEVIEELIRVKGIGRWSAHMFLIFALGRPDVFPLDDLGVRMAIQHLHKFKELPKRDECLAVGSRWKPYASIGSWYCWRYLDLSRKSGSKKISAPTPVTKGTIKTKKK; from the coding sequence ATGCCCAATCACCGTCAAATCCACCGGCATTTCAAGCGGGCCGATCCGGCGCTGGCCGAGGTGGTCAAGCAAGTCGGGCCGTTCACTTTGAAGCCGCAGCGCGATCGGTTCAAGATGCTCGTGCGATCGATCATCTCGCAGCAGATTTCGATCGCGGCGGCCCGCTCGATTCGCGAGCGATTGGAAGCTCGCGTCGCGCCGCGCGGGATTCGCCCCGAGACGATTGTCGGCCTTTCGATCGAGCAGTTTCGCTCGGTCGGGATCTCGCGGCAGAAGGCCAGTTATCTGCACGACCTCGCCGATAAGTGCGGCGACGGAACCGTGCGCTTGTCGCGGCTGGGCCGGATGAGCGACGACGAGGTGATCGAGGAGTTGATCCGGGTCAAAGGGATCGGCCGCTGGTCGGCCCACATGTTCTTGATTTTCGCGCTCGGCCGGCCCGATGTCTTTCCGCTGGATGACCTGGGCGTGCGGATGGCAATTCAGCACCTGCACAAGTTCAAGGAACTTCCTAAGCGCGACGAATGTCTCGCTGTTGGCAGCCGCTGGAAGCCTTATGCGAGCATCGGAAGCTGGTACTGCTGGAGATATCTCGATCTCAGTCGGAAAAGCGGCTCGAAAAAAATATCGGCCCCAACTCCTGTCACAAAGGGCACGATAAAGACAAAGAAGAAATGA